The following proteins come from a genomic window of Pyxidicoccus sp. MSG2:
- a CDS encoding glycosyltransferase translates to MLVQRQVEATEASTRKRVLFTLVFLAGGGIERSVCNVLAGLNPKRFATKMFFHHQPHPDSPSERIPKHTEVVWGTEAFSYQRTMLPRFFWRLMQEARDADVIVAGQEGRAALIAWLAGKLLRKPVVGMIHFDWGAFSHEQPKRQLWGLRLLYPRMQRVVACGHDTAKAFQALVPMKPGQLQVIPNFVDGDTVRAAGEAPLPDWAVPVYQKPVVVAVGRFEHQKAFDVLIRAHALQRAAGSDHNLVIVGDGSLTGELKALVTSLDVESSVFFPGFIANPHALMRRAAVFAMSSRFEGLPMVLLEALALGCPVVSTDCPSGPAEVLEHGKHGLLVPMEDPQALANALDRVVGDTAFREELSGRARRRAEELSAERALGAWESLLSSV, encoded by the coding sequence ATGCTCGTACAGCGACAGGTTGAAGCAACCGAAGCCTCCACCCGAAAGCGCGTGCTCTTCACGCTGGTGTTCCTGGCGGGAGGTGGCATCGAGCGCTCGGTGTGCAACGTGCTGGCGGGGCTGAACCCGAAGCGGTTCGCCACCAAGATGTTCTTCCACCATCAGCCGCATCCGGACAGCCCGTCGGAGCGCATCCCCAAACACACCGAGGTGGTCTGGGGCACGGAAGCCTTCTCGTATCAGCGGACGATGCTCCCGCGCTTCTTCTGGCGGCTCATGCAGGAGGCCCGCGACGCGGACGTCATCGTCGCCGGCCAGGAGGGCCGGGCCGCGCTGATCGCCTGGCTCGCCGGGAAGCTCCTGCGCAAGCCCGTGGTGGGGATGATCCACTTCGACTGGGGCGCCTTCAGCCACGAGCAACCCAAGCGGCAGCTCTGGGGCCTGCGCCTGCTCTACCCGCGCATGCAGCGCGTCGTCGCGTGCGGCCACGACACGGCGAAGGCCTTCCAGGCGCTGGTGCCCATGAAGCCCGGGCAACTCCAGGTCATCCCCAACTTTGTGGACGGCGACACGGTGCGCGCGGCCGGCGAGGCGCCGCTGCCCGACTGGGCCGTGCCCGTCTACCAGAAGCCCGTGGTCGTCGCGGTGGGGCGGTTTGAGCACCAGAAGGCCTTCGACGTGCTCATCCGCGCCCACGCGCTCCAGCGAGCGGCGGGCTCGGACCACAATCTCGTCATCGTGGGAGACGGCTCGCTCACGGGCGAGCTGAAGGCGCTGGTGACGTCGTTGGACGTGGAGTCGTCCGTCTTCTTTCCGGGCTTCATCGCCAACCCCCACGCGCTGATGCGCCGGGCGGCCGTCTTCGCCATGTCCTCGCGCTTCGAGGGGCTCCCCATGGTGCTGCTGGAGGCGCTCGCCCTGGGCTGCCCCGTCGTCAGCACGGACTGTCCCTCGGGGCCGGCGGAGGTGCTGGAGCACGGCAAGCACGGCCTCCTGGTGCCCATGGAGGACCCCCAGGCCCTGGCGAACGCGCTGGACCGCGTCGTGGGCGACACGGCCTTCCGGGAGGAGCTGTCCGGCCGGGCCCGCAGGCGCGCGGAGGAGCTCTCCGCCGAGAGGGCCCTGGGCGCCTGGGAGAGCCTGCTCTCGTCCGTCTGA
- a CDS encoding alpha/beta hydrolase — MNTRLRPLPVILLAVLLGALAAGGYLGFHGYRIGQGLLHPPHVPAERPAATGELAGLSDVAFTTADGLTLRGWYVPSRNRAAVVLVHGFAGNRAQLLFEARALARAGFGVLVFDLRAHGESDGDRVTWGDGERRDVTAALDFVSARPDVDPARVGLFGFSMGGTTALLVASTDARVKAVAAAGAFPALEADVYSGYGRWGALSAEPVLWTLRHAGVDVKAVRPIDGMCRLQGRPLLLINGDVDPDAPAKLQASLFRAACEPKSLWVVEGAGHGEYAKVAPSEYERRLRQHFDAALLGAG, encoded by the coding sequence GTGAACACGCGCCTTCGTCCCCTCCCCGTCATCCTCCTCGCGGTCCTGCTGGGGGCGCTCGCCGCCGGCGGCTACCTCGGCTTCCATGGCTACCGCATCGGCCAGGGTCTGTTGCACCCACCCCATGTGCCGGCGGAGCGCCCGGCGGCCACGGGCGAGCTGGCGGGGCTTTCGGACGTGGCCTTCACCACGGCGGACGGTTTGACGCTGCGCGGCTGGTACGTGCCGTCGCGCAACCGGGCGGCGGTGGTGCTGGTGCACGGCTTCGCGGGCAACCGCGCGCAGCTCCTCTTCGAGGCGCGCGCACTCGCCCGGGCGGGCTTCGGCGTCCTCGTCTTCGACTTGCGCGCGCACGGCGAGAGCGACGGGGACCGCGTGACGTGGGGCGACGGCGAGCGGCGCGACGTGACGGCGGCGCTGGACTTCGTCTCCGCGCGTCCGGACGTGGACCCGGCCCGGGTGGGGCTGTTCGGCTTCTCCATGGGCGGCACCACCGCGCTGCTGGTGGCCAGCACCGACGCGCGCGTGAAGGCGGTGGCGGCGGCGGGGGCCTTTCCCGCGCTCGAGGCGGACGTGTACTCGGGCTATGGCCGCTGGGGCGCGCTGAGCGCGGAGCCAGTGCTGTGGACGCTGCGCCACGCGGGCGTGGACGTGAAGGCGGTGCGCCCCATCGACGGCATGTGCCGGCTCCAGGGGCGCCCCCTGCTGCTCATCAACGGGGACGTGGACCCGGACGCGCCAGCCAAGCTCCAGGCCAGCCTCTTCCGCGCGGCTTGCGAGCCCAAGAGCCTGTGGGTGGTTGAGGGCGCCGGGCACGGCGAGTACGCGAAGGTGGCACCCTCGGAGTACGAGCGCCGGCTGCGTCAGCACTTCGACGCGGCGCTCCTGGGTGCGGGCTGA
- a CDS encoding non-ribosomal peptide synthetase: protein MALAPDAAAVVAGGDVLTYRELDARANRLAHHLRALGVGPEERVALALERTPEWVVALLAVLKAGGAYLPLDLGYPQARLAWMLESARPRVVLTRSVWRERLPDVDASFICLAGVEEDVARWPSEPPASGVTPEHLAYIIFTSGSTGRPKGVLLAHGGLSQVLGAVVEAHGVGPGHRVLQFASAGFDASVCEVLSTLAAGATLHLAPREALLPGPRLHALLREEAITTVTLVPSVLAQLEPEGLDALETLISAGEALPPELARRWKPGRRLLNAYGPTEATICATVDTAVDVERPSIGGPLPGVSVSVLDAAGQPVPAGEPGELYVGGVGLARGYLGRPDLTAERFVSDAFSAEPGARLYRTGDRVRALPDGRLEFLGRFDSQVKVRGVRIELGEVEAVLSQLAGVRQAVVVPREDAPGDRRLVAYVVPDGGPVDEAALSAEHLRARLRERLPEPMVPSAFVVLEALPLTAHGKLDRAALPVPGAARDATAPRTPTEARLLRLWSELFSHAQPGIHDDFFLLGGHSLLAGRLLARLRETESVDLPLSAVFEHPTVARLAHFLDTRTERAPGFAPPPLTRVPREGVLPLSFQQEQVWFLLQLAPDNLAYNAQMILRLRGALDVPVLERALAEIIRRHEGLRTTYPARDGHPVQEIHAPWEVRLPVVDLGGERDSEGAAKRRLAEEVRRTFDVTRLPLVRWTLLRLATEEHVLLHVEHHFVHDGWSAAVFLRELKALYSAFLTGQPSPLPELSIQFADFAAWQRRWQASPAMEAQLAYWRRRLTPLPPPVELPTDRPRSRVPSSRGGELRTELPEPLRRELKALCRSQGVTLFMALRATFVALLHRYTGLEDVCVATTVANRRAPELETLIGMMVNTVLLRTDASGDPTFAELLRRVRAVDLEAHAHADVPLVELVRELQPERDAGRMPLFQVMFSFHDSPVPELEFGGLQGTTVPIGNGSAKFDLNVIVIPEGEQRAGTGAPEDGPVAIRWEYSADLFEQDTVARLAGHFHRLLEAVATARDRRLSALPLLSEEERRRVLVEWSGLESGSETAALPGPAGLHSAFETWARRTPNAVAVTSGGRTLTYAELDGRAEQLARRLVRLGVGPEVRVGLCVERSVDMLVGLLGVLKAGGAYVPLDPGFPPERLAFMSRDASTPVLVTQAALLPRLRAGDSVRTVCLDTDADGLEREDATPVHRTVDPVSTAYVLYTSGSTGTPKGVQVPHGAVARFLAAMAEHPGLTVGDVLVAVTTLSFDIAVLELFLPLSVGARVVVASRDEATDGSRLGALLDACGATAMQATPSTWRLLLESGWTGRRLKALCGGEALPRELAVELRARGGEVWNLYGPTETTVWSTAHAVASASDEGPVPIGRPIPGTRAYVLDPRRQPVSPGMPGELYLGGEGVARGYLGRPDSTAERFVPDPFSGGPGARLYRTGDLARWRTDGTLEFLGRVDQQVKLRGYRIEPGEVEGVLRQHSGVREAVTVVREDSPGDRRLVAYVVPSLPAEGATPSAADLRTFIQQRLPEYMVPAAYVLLPALPLTPNGKVDRRALPAPGRDSLAPTSTYVAPRTPDEERLAALWAELLRVERPGIHDDFFALGGHSLLAARLVSRVRAELQVGLTVRHVFDHPTVARLAEVLAAQRSRPPDADVIQRAELPVDAAQLSDDEVNLLLGIDDL, encoded by the coding sequence GTGGCGCTCGCGCCGGACGCGGCGGCGGTGGTGGCCGGAGGTGACGTGCTGACGTACCGCGAGCTGGACGCGCGGGCGAACCGGCTGGCGCATCACCTCCGGGCGCTGGGCGTCGGGCCTGAGGAGCGGGTGGCGCTCGCGCTGGAGCGCACGCCGGAGTGGGTGGTGGCGCTGCTGGCGGTGCTCAAGGCGGGCGGCGCGTACCTGCCGCTGGACCTGGGCTACCCGCAGGCGCGGCTGGCCTGGATGCTGGAGAGCGCACGGCCCCGCGTGGTGCTCACCCGCTCGGTGTGGCGGGAGCGGCTCCCGGACGTGGACGCATCCTTTATATGTCTGGCGGGCGTGGAGGAGGACGTGGCGCGGTGGCCCTCGGAGCCACCCGCCTCGGGTGTCACGCCGGAGCACCTCGCGTACATCATCTTCACCTCGGGCAGCACGGGCCGGCCCAAGGGCGTGCTGCTGGCGCACGGCGGGCTGAGCCAGGTGCTTGGCGCCGTCGTGGAGGCGCACGGGGTGGGGCCGGGGCACCGGGTGCTCCAGTTCGCCTCGGCGGGGTTCGACGCGTCGGTGTGCGAGGTGCTCTCCACCCTGGCGGCGGGCGCGACGCTGCACCTGGCGCCTCGCGAGGCCCTGCTGCCCGGTCCCCGGCTGCACGCGCTGCTGCGGGAGGAGGCCATCACCACGGTGACCCTGGTGCCCTCGGTGCTGGCGCAGTTGGAGCCGGAGGGGCTGGACGCCCTGGAGACACTCATCTCCGCGGGCGAGGCACTGCCGCCAGAGCTGGCGCGCCGGTGGAAGCCGGGCCGCCGGCTGCTGAATGCCTACGGCCCCACCGAGGCCACCATCTGCGCCACGGTGGACACCGCCGTGGACGTGGAGCGGCCCTCCATCGGCGGGCCCCTGCCTGGCGTAAGCGTGTCCGTGCTCGACGCGGCGGGGCAGCCGGTGCCAGCGGGTGAGCCGGGGGAGTTGTACGTGGGGGGCGTGGGGCTGGCGCGAGGCTACCTGGGCCGCCCGGACCTGACGGCGGAGCGCTTCGTGTCGGACGCCTTCAGCGCCGAGCCGGGCGCGCGGCTGTACCGCACCGGAGACCGGGTGCGGGCGCTGCCAGACGGGCGGCTGGAGTTCCTGGGGCGCTTCGACTCGCAGGTGAAGGTGCGGGGCGTGCGCATCGAGTTGGGCGAGGTGGAAGCGGTGCTCTCCCAGCTCGCGGGCGTGCGGCAGGCCGTGGTGGTGCCGCGCGAGGACGCTCCCGGAGACCGGCGGCTCGTCGCCTACGTGGTGCCAGACGGTGGGCCCGTGGATGAAGCGGCGCTGTCCGCCGAGCACCTGCGCGCGAGGCTCCGGGAGCGGCTGCCAGAGCCGATGGTGCCGTCGGCGTTCGTGGTGCTGGAGGCGCTCCCGCTCACCGCGCACGGCAAGCTGGACCGCGCCGCGCTCCCCGTGCCTGGAGCCGCCCGGGACGCCACGGCGCCGCGCACGCCCACGGAGGCCCGGCTGCTACGCCTGTGGTCCGAGCTGTTCTCCCACGCGCAGCCGGGCATCCACGACGACTTCTTCCTCCTCGGTGGACACTCGCTGCTGGCGGGACGGCTCCTCGCCCGGCTGCGCGAGACGGAGTCCGTGGACCTGCCGTTGTCCGCCGTCTTCGAACACCCCACCGTGGCCCGGCTGGCGCACTTCCTGGACACGCGGACCGAGCGGGCTCCGGGCTTCGCGCCGCCGCCGCTCACCCGCGTCCCCCGCGAGGGCGTGCTGCCCCTGTCCTTCCAGCAGGAGCAGGTCTGGTTCCTCCTCCAGTTGGCCCCGGACAACCTCGCCTACAACGCGCAGATGATTCTGCGGCTCCGGGGCGCGCTGGACGTGCCGGTGCTTGAGCGGGCGCTGGCGGAAATCATCCGGCGGCATGAAGGCCTGCGGACGACCTACCCCGCGAGGGACGGGCACCCGGTGCAGGAAATCCACGCCCCCTGGGAGGTGCGCCTGCCGGTGGTGGACCTCGGCGGCGAGCGGGACTCCGAGGGCGCGGCGAAGCGACGGCTCGCGGAGGAGGTGCGCCGCACGTTCGACGTGACGCGCCTGCCGCTGGTGCGGTGGACGCTGCTGCGGCTGGCAACGGAGGAGCACGTGCTGCTGCACGTGGAGCACCACTTCGTCCACGACGGGTGGTCCGCCGCCGTCTTCCTGCGCGAGCTGAAGGCGCTCTACTCCGCCTTCCTGACCGGACAGCCCTCGCCCCTGCCCGAGCTGTCCATCCAGTTCGCGGACTTCGCCGCATGGCAGCGCCGGTGGCAGGCAAGCCCGGCCATGGAGGCACAGCTCGCGTACTGGCGGCGGCGGCTGACGCCCCTGCCTCCGCCGGTGGAGCTGCCCACGGACCGCCCGCGCTCCCGCGTCCCGAGCTCCCGGGGAGGAGAGCTGCGCACCGAGCTGCCCGAGCCCCTCCGTCGCGAGCTCAAGGCCCTGTGCCGGAGCCAGGGCGTCACCCTCTTCATGGCGCTGCGGGCGACCTTCGTGGCGCTGCTGCACCGCTACACCGGGCTGGAGGACGTCTGTGTCGCCACCACCGTGGCCAATCGCCGGGCGCCGGAGCTGGAGACGCTCATCGGGATGATGGTGAACACGGTGCTCCTGCGCACGGACGCAAGCGGAGACCCCACCTTCGCGGAGCTGCTGCGGCGGGTGCGCGCGGTGGACCTGGAGGCCCACGCCCACGCCGACGTGCCCCTGGTGGAGCTGGTGCGCGAGCTGCAACCCGAGCGCGACGCGGGGCGCATGCCGCTGTTCCAGGTCATGTTCAGCTTCCATGACTCGCCGGTGCCGGAGCTGGAGTTCGGCGGCTTGCAGGGCACGACGGTGCCCATCGGCAATGGCTCGGCGAAATTCGATCTCAACGTCATCGTCATCCCCGAAGGCGAGCAGCGCGCGGGCACCGGCGCTCCGGAGGACGGCCCCGTCGCCATCCGCTGGGAGTACAGCGCGGACCTGTTCGAGCAGGACACGGTGGCGCGGCTGGCGGGTCACTTCCACCGGCTGCTGGAGGCCGTGGCCACCGCGCGCGACCGGCGCCTGTCCGCGCTGCCGCTGCTGTCGGAGGAGGAGCGCCGCCGGGTGCTCGTGGAGTGGAGCGGCCTGGAGAGCGGCTCGGAGACCGCGGCGCTGCCCGGGCCGGCCGGGCTGCACTCGGCGTTCGAGACCTGGGCGCGACGCACCCCGAATGCGGTGGCGGTTACCAGCGGGGGCAGGACGCTGACGTACGCGGAGCTGGACGGCAGGGCGGAGCAGCTCGCGCGGCGGCTGGTGCGGCTCGGGGTGGGGCCGGAGGTGAGGGTGGGGCTGTGCGTGGAGCGCTCGGTGGACATGTTGGTGGGGCTGCTGGGCGTGCTGAAGGCCGGAGGGGCCTACGTGCCGCTGGATCCGGGCTTCCCTCCGGAGCGACTGGCCTTCATGTCGCGCGATGCGAGCACGCCGGTGCTGGTGACGCAGGCGGCGCTGCTCCCCAGGCTCCGTGCTGGCGACTCCGTGCGCACGGTGTGCCTGGACACGGACGCGGACGGGCTGGAGCGCGAGGACGCGACGCCCGTTCACCGGACGGTGGACCCGGTGTCCACGGCGTACGTCCTCTACACCTCCGGCTCCACGGGGACGCCGAAGGGAGTGCAGGTGCCGCACGGTGCCGTGGCGCGCTTCCTCGCGGCCATGGCCGAGCACCCCGGGCTGACGGTAGGGGACGTGCTGGTGGCCGTCACCACGCTGTCCTTCGACATCGCCGTGCTGGAGTTGTTCCTGCCGCTCTCGGTGGGCGCGCGAGTCGTGGTGGCGAGCCGCGACGAGGCGACGGATGGGAGCCGGCTGGGCGCGCTGCTGGACGCGTGCGGAGCCACCGCGATGCAGGCCACTCCGAGCACGTGGCGGCTGCTGCTGGAGTCCGGCTGGACGGGCCGGCGGCTGAAGGCGCTGTGCGGGGGCGAGGCGCTGCCGCGCGAGCTGGCCGTGGAGCTGCGGGCGCGCGGCGGCGAGGTGTGGAACCTGTACGGCCCCACGGAGACGACGGTCTGGTCCACCGCGCATGCCGTGGCATCGGCCTCGGACGAGGGCCCGGTGCCCATCGGCCGGCCGATTCCCGGCACCCGCGCGTACGTGCTGGACCCGAGGCGGCAACCGGTATCTCCGGGCATGCCGGGGGAGCTGTACCTGGGCGGAGAGGGCGTGGCGCGAGGCTACCTGGGCCGCCCGGACTCGACGGCGGAGCGCTTCGTGCCAGACCCGTTCAGCGGCGGGCCGGGAGCGCGCCTGTACCGCACGGGCGACCTGGCACGCTGGCGCACGGACGGGACGCTGGAGTTCCTCGGCCGCGTGGACCAGCAGGTGAAGCTGCGTGGCTACCGCATCGAGCCGGGCGAGGTGGAGGGCGTCCTCCGTCAGCACTCCGGCGTGCGCGAGGCCGTCACGGTGGTGCGCGAGGACTCGCCGGGGGACAGGCGGCTCGTCGCGTACGTGGTGCCCTCGCTTCCAGCGGAAGGGGCCACACCGTCCGCCGCCGACCTGCGGACCTTCATCCAGCAGCGCCTGCCCGAGTACATGGTGCCCGCCGCCTATGTGCTCCTGCCAGCGCTGCCGCTCACGCCCAATGGCAAGGTGGACCGCCGTGCGCTTCCTGCTCCGGGGCGGGACTCGCTCGCGCCCACGAGCACGTACGTGGCGCCACGGACGCCGGACGAGGAGCGGCTGGCCGCGCTCTGGGCGGAGCTGCTCCGCGTGGAGCGCCCCGGCATCCATGACGACTTCTTCGCGCTGGGAGGCCACTCGCTGCTCGCGGCGCGGCTCGTCTCCCGGGTGCGCGCGGAGCTCCAGGTCGGGCTGACGGTGCGGCACGTGTTCGACCACCCGACGGTGGCGCGGCTGGCGGAGGTGCTCGCAGCGCAACGGAGCCGCCCCCCAGACGCGGACGTCATTCAACGCGCGGAGCTGCCCGTGGACGCGGCGCAGCTCTCCGACGACGAAGTGAACCTGCTGCTCGGCATCGACGACCTCTGA